The Rhizoctonia solani chromosome 14, complete sequence genome has a segment encoding these proteins:
- a CDS encoding ML domain-containing protein, which translates to MTQSELYKITLRDTTFTLDHSQIQYDSPNYFTSCFLGSFSESHAREIRLSRDPALFSIIVNYLSGYAILPIQPPPGMSEEVAWENLLRDALFYGLDELASMLEGHKLGPKSLRIMKEGVTKSYLMVVWPQGMGSRKGQSMVRLSDIQAQAQCTTHSLSPGAVPLLQTSGTPLVSQLLKEQKIVARSWTWVAFWTTMKPNNNNLVGSRVDNDCAVLEISEVSTLQIKLPKVDYPTSHMTQAPHITCSRPNIMPKSGLFCCDTPHVFPTTMHLRFSIALLAVALGSQAAFIPPVAELIELARLGGEPHITNSWSYTDCGLPTDAVQVKSIKLSPDPPQIGKDLTITARGVVTRKIEDGAYADVTVKLGLVKLLHKEFDVCEEARKNNVTIQCPVEPGEYEIVQTVQLPKETPRAKFIIDVKGFTSDEALDVDLACLRLQTLKAEEKQGNNQCLESHWKTHRLYCLDPIELTTADRLALAAFTGSPPRDPDVLKDFGFLRAHVPSSRAYLFDIFRYIFNQGGIDPRVVHQFRLDGTLVHCIQTFYEAIPEASRGECYSWFLRNQHLLMPPPFNDISHEVLDDDALQHTWWFIGGSASDTPTEIKLRMQAWPEEKHRCFEFIQLLLRAGFRLSPDRPEWLQFGFCGCKSNAEETKLWAAYLKLVRTVTFDQFYHAYTKSSLPALFSAHGLPVTNNFVLDILGDTPRRTKSVWNLKQFTLGYYQQLTTPVLVDYGFGNCKDEETIYSLQQVYRKYS; encoded by the exons ATGACACAGTCTGAACTGTACAAAATTACTCTCCGTGATACGACATTTACTCTCGACCATTCGCAGATTCAATATGACTCCCCAAATTACTTTACTTCTTGCTTCCTTGGCTCCTTTTCAGAGTCGCATGCACGAGAAATTAGATTATCCCGAGACCCGGCTTTATTCTCGATAATTGTTAATTATCTAAGTGGATATGCTATCCTACCGATTCAGCCGCCCCCAGGAATGTCGGAGGAGGTTGCTTGGGAGAACTTGCTACGGGACGCACTGTTTTATGGACTAGATGAATTGGCTAGTATGCTGGAAGGACACAAGCTGGGACCCAAATCACTTCGGATAATGAAGGAGGGTGTCACTAAAAGTTACCTTATGGTAGTTTGGCCG CAAGGAATGGGCAGCCGGAAAGGACAGTCTATGGTCCGATTGTCGGATATTCAGGCTCAAGCCCAGTGCACTACCCATTCCCTATCGCCCGGTGCCGTTCCGCTCCTACAGACCTCGGGTACCCCGCTAGTCAGCCAACTTCTCAAGGAACAGAAGATCGTAGCTCGCTCATGGACATGGGTTGCCTTTTGGACGACCATGAAACCTAATAACAACAACCTCGTTGGATCAAGAGTTGACAATGACTGTGCAGTACTAGAGATTAGCGAAGTT TCTACCTTGCAGATCAAGTTGCCCAAAGTAGATTATCCCACGAGTCATATGACACAGGCTCCACATATCACGTGCAGTCGGCCAAACATTATGCCCAAATCAGGACTCTTCTGTTGTGACACACCCCACGTCTTCCCCACCACCATGCATCTCCGTTTCTCTATCGCATTGCTCGCAGTAGCTCTGGGATCTCAGGCTGCATTTATTCCTCCTGTCGCAGAGCTTATTGAACTAGCGCGCCTTGGTGGAGAACCCCACATTACAAACAGTTGGTCATATACGGATTGCG GGCTCCCGACCGATGCTGTGCAAGTCAAATCAATCAAACTTTCTCCTGACCCCCCTCAGATTGGGAAGGATTTGACGATTACTGCTCGTGGTGTTGTGACACGGAAAATTGAG GATGGCGCTTATGCAGATGTGACGGTCAAACTCGGACTGGTCAAGCTTCTACACAAAGAATTCGACGTCTGCGAAGAAGC GCGCAAGAACAACGTTACCATACAATGCCCCGTCGAGCCCGGTGAATACGAGATTGTTCAGACTGTACAGTTGCCGAAAGAAACACCCCGAG CCAAGTTTATTATCGATGTCAAGGGATTTACTTCGGACGAGGCTCTCGATGTAGACTTGGCGTGCCTGAGGCTTCAG ACTCTGAAGGCGGAAGAAAAGCAAGGAAA CAATCAATGCCTTGAAAGTCACTGGAAGACTCATCGCCTATACTGCCTGGATCCTATCGAACTTACTACCGCTGATCGTCTGGCACTAGCAGCGTTTACGGGTTCCCCGCCACGGGACCCTGATGTGCTCAAGGACTTTGGCTTTCTCCGCGCACATGTCCCTTCAAGCCGCGCCTATTTATTCGATATTTTCCGATACATATTCAACCAGGGAGGGATCGACCCCCGTGTTGTCCATCAATTCAGGCTCGACGGAACACTTGTGCATTGCATTCAAACATTCTACGAAGCTATCCCTGAAGCCAGCCGAGGAGAATGCTATTCTTGGTTTCTCAGGAATCAGCACCTGCTCATGCCCCCTCCGTTCAACGACATATCGCACGAAGTTCTCGACGACGACGCTCTTCAGCACACTTGGTGGTTTATTGGAGGATCCGCCTCGGATACACCGACTGAGATTAAGCTTCGCATGCAAGCATGGCCCGAAGAAAAGCATCGATGCTTCGAATTCATTCAACTACTCCTCCGGGCGGGGTTCCGGTTATCGCCAGATCGACCCGAGTGGCTCCAATTTGGATTCTGTGGATGCAAATCTAATGCCGAAGAAACAAAGCTCTGGGCAGCCTACCTCAAACTTGTTAGAACTGTCACGTTCGATCAGTTTTATCATGCATACACTAAATCCTCACTTCCGGCACTATTTTCGGCTCATGGCCTGCCCGTTACCAACAACTTCGTTCTAGACATACTGGGCGACACGCCTCGCCGGACGAAATCTGTCTGGAATCTCAAGCAATTTACGCTAGGATACTACCAGCAACTTACTACGCCAGTTTTAGTTGATTATGGGTTTGGAAATTGCAAAGATGAGGAGACTATCTATTCTCTCCAGCAGGTTTACAGAAAATATTCATAG
- a CDS encoding Electron transfer flavoprotein-ubiquinone oxidoreductase, 4Fe-4S, which yields MLSRPGRVLRLRLNIRRLHTSRPVLERFDPKNVERAKTMLKQLEKEKGREIRVVVLEKGPEIGSHIVSGAVIEPRALNELLPDWKDMPDHPLTVPATSSHMKFLTSKHAIPMPHPPQMSNKGNYVVSLSQFVRWLGSVAEESGVEVYPGFAGAQLLYDVNGAVRGVATHDAGLDKRLHPKSSFEPGMAFRARVTILAEGAHGSLTKQAVKRFNLREGKEPQTYGIGVKEVWRVDPKNHRPGEIIHTMGFRWIGKRIAEVLCITWTADSPYRELQKLKHHPYFASLLEGGERIAYAGRALNEGGFQSIPKTDFAGGALIGCSAGFVNVPKIKGSHTAMKSGILAAEAAYDEVVKGDEEGEGAEIQAATPSISPFTTKAGDMSGYTKALKNSWVWSELKTYEIFGLFHVPLGIWGGIAWSGLDTFILRGKAPWTWGFGGTDAKHTRKASEFKPIEYPAPQPPLSTDLLTAVSLTATNHAENQPVHLQLPYMGVDNFDSEATNVTEYAGLLGRACPAGVYEYVDGGIEPGTPVPEGKEEEAGYAGKKLVINSQNCIHCKLCDIKVPTQDITWTVPEGAGGPKYIGSPNG from the exons ATGCTCAGTCGTCCTGGGCGAGTGTTAAGGCTTCGTCTAAATATTCGGAGGTTACACACCTCTCGGCCGGTGCTCGAGAGATTCGATCCAAAAAACGTTGAACGCGCGAAGACGAT GTTGAAGCAGCtagagaaagagaaaggGAGAGAAATAAGAGTAGTCGTACTCGAAAAGGGACCAGAAATTG GCTCGCATATTGTTTCTGGAGCTGTTATCGAACCCCGAGCTCTAAATGAACTTCTACCTGATTGGAAAGATATGCCGGACCACCCTCTTACAGTACCTGCTACATCGTCGCACATGAAATTCCTTACTTCGAAGCACGCAATCCCTATGCCTCATCCTCCCCAAATGTCCAACAAGGGGAATTATGTCGTATCTCTCTCCCAATTCGTCAGATGGCTCGGCTCTGTCGCCGAAGAATCTGGCGTAGAGGTTTATCCAGGTTTTGCTGGTGCCCAACTATTGTACGATGTCAATGGTGCAGTACGAGGTGTCGCCACTCACGACGCAGGCCTCGACAAACGGCTCCACCCTAAATCGTCTTTTGAACCTGGAATGGCATTTCGAGCGCGCGTAACGATTCTCGCCGAGGGTGCACACGGTTCTCTGACAAAACAAGCGGTCAAACGTTTTAATCTTCGTGAAGGCAAGGAGCCTCAGACCTACGGAATTGGAGTTAAGGAGGTCTGGCGCGTTGACCCAAAGAACCATCGGCCGGGAGAGATTATACATACTATGGGCTTCCGATGGATTGGAAAACGTATAGCGGAGGTTTTGTGTATCACATGGACGGCGGACTC TCCTTACAGGGAACTCCAA AAACTAAAACACCATCCCTACTTTGCGTCGCTCCTTGAAGGTGGTGAGCGTATTGCCTACGCCGGCCGTGCCTTGAATGAGGGCGGCTTCCAATCCATCCCAAAAACCGACTTTGCAGGCGGAGCTTTGATCGGTTGTAGTGCTGGATTTGTGAACGTACCCAAAATCAAAGGATCGCATACAGCTATGAAGTCTGGTATCCTCGCTGCTGAGGCGGCATACGATGAGGTTGTGAAGGGTGATGAAGAGGGAGAAGGTGCTGAA ATTCAAGCTGCCACGCCCTCCATTTCACCGTTTACGACCAAGGCTGGAGATATGTCCGGCTACACGAAGGCATTGAAGAATTCGTGGGTCTGGTCTGAACTCAAGACGTACGAAATATTCGGCCTCTTTCATGTCCCTCttggtatttggggagggaTTGCATGGAGTGGACTCGACACCTTTATTCTTAGAGGGAAAGCACCATGGACATGGGGCTTTGGGGGAACCGATGCGAAGCATACTAGGAAAGCAAG TGAATTCAAACCGATCGAGTACCCAGCACCTCAGCCCCCTCTTTCTACCGACTTGTTGACCGCCGTTTCGCTCACGGCGACGAACCACGCAGAAAACCAACCGGTTCATCTCCAACTTCCATACATGGGAGTTGATAATTTTGACTCGGAGGCG ACAAACGTCACGGAATACGCGGGTCTACTTGGACGAGCTTGCCCAGCGGGCGTTTACGAATATGTTGATGGGGGCATTGAACCAG GTACTCCCGTTCCAGAAGGtaaggaggaggaagcaggGTATGCCGGCAAGAAGCTTGTCATCAACTCCCAGAACTGCATTCACTGCAAGCTTTGCGACATCAAGGTCCCCACGCAGGATATCACCTGGACCGTGCCCGAGGGAGCAGGCGGACCAAAGTACA TAGGATCTCCAAACGGGTGA
- a CDS encoding methyltransferase domain protein yields the protein MALPADHGEMRRLKIQHITIKRLVGNILDHLIEAHLAPSPDGRRKQVLDIRTQSGIWADEVATKYPNVDIKSVDVAPTVAHYPRRNLNYEVYDIHSGLLEPSGTFDVVNASHTVDMTKDWASLLQEIHRVLRPGGLFIFGEWYPQLTLPGGNMPALLGPARHSARFMETYRSAIAASGIFVEAASEIDNWLRPDSYLWSAQARSGFCSIIHEVRESPLNGLWHPDSDMREIGMLSAMNFSEFIVSAQPLFLSHGITKAEYDVWAEHIRGEIRDPLNSVVIRYHSVTAIKV from the exons ATGGCGCTGCCTGCAGACCATGGAGAGATGCGTCGCCTCAAGATTCAGCACATAACAATAAAAAGGCTCGTAGGAAATATACTCGATCATCTCATTGAAGCCCACCTAGCACCTAGTCCCGACGGAAGACGCAAGCAAGTACTGGATATTCGGACCCAGAGTGGGATCTG GGCGGATGAGGTGGCGACCAAATATCCAAATGTCGACATCAAGAGTGTCGACGTTGCCCCCACAGTGGCTCATTATCCAAGACGTAATCTAAATTATGAAGTTTATGACATACATTCGGGATTGCTGGAGCCGTCAGGAACGTTTGACGTAGTAAACGCGTCTCATACCGTTGATATG ACCAAGGACTGGGCCTCATTGCTCCAAGAAATACACCGTGTCCTGCGTCCCGGGGGTCTGTTCATCTTTGGCGAATGGTATCCACAACTGACGTTGCCTGGTGGGAATATGCCAGCTCTTCTTGGACCGGCACGTCATTCGGCGAGATTTATGGAAACCTACCGATCTGCCATAGCCGCAAGCGGTATTTTCGTAGAGGCCGCTTCAGAAATTGACAATTGGTTACGCCCAgattcttatctctggtctgCACAAGCGCGTTCAGGATTCTGCAGCATTATTCATGAGGTGCGGGAGTCGCCCCTGAATGGCCTATGGCATCCAGATTCAGATATGCGAGAGATCGGGATGCTGTCAGCCATGAATTTCTCAGAGTTTATTGTTAGCGCACAGCCTCTGTTTTTATCTCACGGGATCACTAAAGCTGAGTATGATGTGTGGGCAGAGCATATTCGAGGGGAGATTAGAGACCCGCTGAATTCAGTTGTAATTAGATACCATTCTGTAACTGCGATTAAAGTCTAA